A region from the Arachis ipaensis cultivar K30076 chromosome B01, Araip1.1, whole genome shotgun sequence genome encodes:
- the LOC107629847 gene encoding protein transport protein SEC16A homolog: MASYPPFHLEDQTDEDFFDKLVEDDDVDEAPVEPAAGDVRNDSDDSVKAFANLAIDDARADAAFENSGVCKSGIELKRKDDGDKSDVGTVKGNYQKEGNVVKSGIELKTAHDANKSNAGTVKGNYQKGGGVGKDEIELKRECDADKSNVETVKGNYQKVGSLVSSSEVTADPGNHEMGWGVTKDLSVGKGNGATSLGIKEVDWNAFYTNSGGGEGYSEFFSDFGNQSGGDFAGKAYGDSNDEVKQDNGIQCDGQYQEGQGYDASLENSTSGQDVQDWENLYPGWKYDYNTGQWYQVDDVTAATQGSSDANSAVAVGWTAASDATAEVSYMQQTSQSVSGTLAETGTESVSSWNQVLQGNSGYPEHMYLDPQYPGWYYDTIAQEWRSLDSYNSSVQSTAQGLENGHASTSSLLHTDNSLYPEYSQAGNYSSQDIGGQAAGDSSWSVSYGVNHQQGWDPYKTENANRSGDHVPSVGNKKFDHSYGSNASVNKDQQSTSSSFGSVPLYNKVNRNHHRSGSFEPQSFAPTADLAQHLNCSNTMFDEHKSFSSDYAESQKSFSYAQQSYQGGHQYSYAPHAGRSSAGRPPHALVTFGFGGKLVVMKGSSLTSSSYGSQDTAGKGSISVLNVMEVVTGSRDSSSVGSSSDYFHALTQQSFPGPLVGGSVGSKDLYKWIDERVARCGSSDMDYKKGERLRLLLSLLKIACQHYGKLRSPFGSDNKLKENDTPESAVAKLFASAKTSGQEFTQYGVLRHCLQNLPSEGQMRATACEVQNLLVSGRRKEALQCAQEGQLWGPALVIASQLGEQLYVDTVKQMALRQLVAGSPLRTLCLLIAGQPAEVFSSDSSTGRDPSAFNMPEQSAQLGSNAMLDDWEENLAVITANRTKDDELVIVHLGDCLWKERSEITAAHICYLVAEASFESYSDTARLCLLGADHWKFPRTYASPEAIQRTELYEYSKVIGNSQFILLPFQPYKLIYAYMLAEVGKVSDSLKYCQAALKSLKTGRNPEVEIWKQLVLSLEERIRTHQQGGYAANLAPAKLVGKLLNFFDSTAHKVVGGLPPPAPSSSQGTLHGNEQHHYSVAHRVSSSQSTMAMSSLVPSASMEPISEWTTDSNRMTMSNRSVSEPDFGRSPRQETSSDSQGEAVSGGTSRFSRFGFGSQLLQKTMGLVLRPRSGKQAKLGEKNKFYYDEKLKRWVEEGAEPPAEETALPPPPTNAVFQNGSTEYNLKSALKTEASSVNGGSDSIHSSPELTPGMPPIPPSTNQFSARSRMGVRSRYVDTFNQGGGSSANFFQTSPITSPKPALAASAKFFIPSPVPSLNDQTMTGIAESNQGDSFGNENPATSPRTDRPQPLSPKPPLPPQRISSMGHISNQLAMTNGGNPGFLQRRTASWDAGAGNSFSPRKKGNNRPLGEVLGMPPSTFMPNEYNSPRSMPTSPLPKNGSGSFGDLQDVEL; this comes from the exons ATGGCTTCTTATCCTCCATTCCATTTGGAGGATCAAACGGATGAGGATTTCTTCGATAAGCTGGTTGAGGACGATGATGTCGACGAGGCACCTGTTGAGCCTGCCGCCGGTGATGTACGAAACGATTCTGATGATTCCGTGAAGGCGTTTGCAAATCTGGCAATTGACGATGCCCGTGCCGATGCTGCATTTGAGAATTCAGGTGTCTGCAAGAGTGGGATTGAGCTGAAAAGAAAAGACGATGGCGATAAATCCGATGTGGGAACTGTTAAAGGAAATTATCAGAAGGAAGGTAATGTTGTCAAGAGTGGGATTGAGCTGAAAACAGCACATGATGCCAATAAATCCAATGCGGGAACTGTTAAAGGAAATTATCAAAAGGGAGGTGGTGTCGGCAAGGATGAGATTGAGCTTAAAAGGGAATGTGATGCTGATAAATCTAATGTGGAAACCGTTAAAGGAAATTATCAAAAGGTAGGTTCTTTGGTGTCTTCAAGCGAAGTAACTGCAGATCCAGGAAATCATGAAATGGGATGGGGAGTTACAAAGGATTTGAGTGTGGGCAAAGGCAACGGAGCCACCAGTCTGGGAATTAAGGAAGTAGATTGGAATGCTTTTTATACCAATTCTGGCGGGGGAGAGGGTTATTCTGAATTTTTCAGTGATTTTGGGAATCAATCTGGTGGGGATTTTGCTGGGAAAGCATATGGTGATTCTAACGATGAGGTGAAACAAGATAATGGGATTCAATGTGATGGGCAATATCAAGAGGGTCAAGGTTACGATGCATCTCTTGAAAATAGCACAAGTGGGCAAGATGTGCAGGATTGGGAAAATCTTTATCCTGGATGGAAGTATGATTACAATACTGGGCAATGGTATCAAGTTGATGATGTGACGGCTGCGACTCAAGGAAGCTCTGATGCCAATTCAGCAGTGGCAGTAGGTTGGACCGCTGCTTCCGATGCTACAGCAGAGGTCTCCTATATGCAGCAAACTTCTCAATCAGTTTCAGGAACATTGGCTGAAACTGGAACTGAAAGTGTATCTAGCTGGAATCAGGTTTTGCAAGGGAACAGTGGGTACCCAGAACATATGTATCTCGATCCTCAATATCCTGGTTGGTACTATGACACAATTGCCCAAGAATGGCGCTCATTAGATAGTTACAATTCATCAGTTCAATCCACAGCTCAGGGACTGGAAAATGGGCATGCTTCTACCAGTTCTCTTTTGCATACCGATAATAGTTTGTATCCAGAATACAGTCAAGCTGGCAATTACAGTTCACAGGACATTGGTGGCCAAGCAGCTGGGGATAGTAGCTGGAGTGTTTCGTATGGTGTTAACCATCAGCAGGGTTGGGATCCATACAAAACTGAGAATGCTAATAGAAGTGGGGATCATGTACCATCTGTTGGAAACAAGAAATTTGATCATTCTTATGGCTCAAATGCTTCTGTAAACAAAGATCAACAGAGTACTTCTAGTTCATTTGGATCTGTTCCTTTGTACAATAAAGTAAATCGCAATCATCATCGGTCTGGTAGTTTTGAACCTCAAAGCTTTGCCCCTACTGCAGATCTTGCTCAACATTTAAATTGTTCTAATACAATGTTTGATGAGCACAAAAGTTTCTCAAGTGATTATGCTGAAAGTCAGAAATCCTTTAGTTATGCCCAGCAATCATATCAGGGTGGGCATCAATATTCTTATGCCCCTCATGCAGGGAGATCATCAGCTGGACGTCCTCCTCATGCCTTGGTAACCTTTGGATTTGGTGGAAAACTTGTTGTAATGAAGGGTTCTAGTCTCACGAGCTCATCATATGGTAGCCAG GATACTGCTGGAAAAGGCTCAATTTCTGTGTTGAACGTGATGGAAGTTGTCACAGGAAGCAGGGATTCTTCCAGCGTTGGTAGCAGCAGTGATTATTTTCATGCGTTGACCCAGCAATCTTTCCCAGGTCCTTTGGTTGGTGGCAGTGTAGGAAGTAAAGATTTGTACAAATGGATAGATGAGCGGGTTGCACGCTGTGGATCATCTGACATGGATTATAAGAAAGGCGAAAGATTGAGACTCCTTCTCTCCTTGCTTAAAATAGCGTGTCAACATTATGGGAAACTACGTTCGCCATTTGGTTCGGACAACAAACTGAAA GAAAATGATACTCCTGAGTCAGCCGTTGCAAAACTATTTGCATCTGCTAAGACGAGTGGCCAGGAGTTCACTCAATATGGTGTGCTGAGACACTGCCTGCAAAATTTGCCTTCTGAAGGACAAATGCGG GCTACGGCTTGTGAGGTACAAAATCTTCTTGTATCTGGCAGAAGGAAGGAGGCTTTGCAATGTGCACAAGAAGGTCAATTGTGGGGTCCTGCACTTGTCATTGCTTCACAACTTGGTGAACAG TTGTATGTTGATACTGTAAAGCAAATGGCACTTCGACAACTGGTTGCAGGTTCACCTCTGCGAACGTTGTGCCTTCTAATTGCTGGACAACCTGCTGAAGTTTTCTCTTCTGACAGCTCAACTGGGAGGGATCCCAGTGCCTTTAATATGCCTGAGCAGTCTGCACAG CTAGGATCTAATGCCATGCTTGATGATTGGGAGGAAAATCTGGCTGTAATAACTGCAAACAGAACCAAAGATGATGAACTTGTAATTGTTCATTTAGGCGATTGCTTGTGGAAGGAGAGAAGTGAG ATCACTGCTGCACACATCTGCTATTTAGTTGCTGAAGCAAGCTTTGAGTCATATTCAGACACTGCAAGGCTCTGTCTTTTAGGGGCAGATCACTGGAAGTTTCCTCGAACTTATGCTAGTCCAGAAGCTATCCAG AGGACCGAGTTATATGAATATTCAAAGGTGATTGGGAACTCTCAGTTTATTTTGCTTCCATTTCAGCCATATAAGCTTATATATGCCTATATGCTTGCTGAAGTGGGAAAGGTTTCAGATTCATTGAA GTACTGTCAAGCAGCACTGAAGTCCTTGAAAACTGGCCGCAATCCAGAAGTAGAAATATGGAAACAATTGGTATTGTCTCTTGAAGAGAGAATTAGAACCCATCAACAG GGTGGATATGCTGCAAATTTGGCTCCTGCTAAATTAGTGGGCAAATTGCTAAACTTTTTTGATAGTACTGCACATAAAGTTGTTGGTGGTTTGCCCCCACCTGCTCCATCATCATCGCAAGGAACCCTTCATGGAAATGAACAACATCACTACTCTGTGGCACATAGAGTATCCAGTAGCCAATCAACAATGGCCATGTCATCCTTAGTTCCATCTGCTTCAATGGAACCCATAAGTGAGTGGACAACTGACAGTAATAGAATGACAATGTCTAACAGAAGTGTTTCAGAACCAGACTTTGGTAGAAGCCCCAGACAG GAAACATCATCTGATTCACAAGGAGAGGCAGTATCAGGGGGCACGTCTCGCTTTTCTCGTTTTGGTTTTGGCTCACAACTTCTGCAAAAGACGATGGGGTTAGTCTTGAGGCCTCGTTCTGGCAAACAG GCTAAATTGGGAGAAAAGAACAAGTTTTACTATGACGAAAAACTGAAGAGATGGGTAGAGGAAGGTGCTGAACCTCCAGCTGAAGAAACTGCACTTCCGCCGCCACCAACAAATGCTGTTTTCCAGAATGGTTCAACTGAATACAACTTGAAATCTGCATTGAAGACAGAAGCATCATCTGTCAATGGAG GCTCTGATTCAATACATTCGAGTCCTGAACTTACTCCAGGGATGCCACCAATCCCACCTAGCACAAATCAATTCTCTGCACGTTCCCGCATGGGTGTTAGGTCAAG GTACGTTGACACCTTCAACCAAGGAGGTGGAAGCTCTGCAAACTTTTTTCAGACATCACCTATTACTTCTCCCAAACCTGCTCTTGCTGCCAGTGCAAAGTTTTTCATTCCTTCTCCTGTACCGTCGTTAAATGATCAGACCATGACGGGTATAGCAGAAAGCAATCAAGGAGATAGCTTCGGCAATGAAAATCCTGCTACATCTCCAAGGACTGATAGGCCACAACCCCTCAGTCCCAAGCCTCCATTGCCCCCGCAAAGGATTTCGAGTATGGGTCACATCTCAAACCAGCTAGCAATGACGAATGGTGGTAACCCTGGTTTCCTTCAACGGCGAACAGCTTCATGGGATGCTGGTGCTGGCAATTCATTTAGCCCGAGAAAAAAGGGTAACAATAGGCCTCTAGGTGAAGTTTTGGGAATGCCACCATCAACATTTATGCCTAACGAGTACAATTCTCCGAGGAGCATGCCTACCAGCCCTCTTCCAAAGAATGGCAGTGGCAGTTTCGGAGATCTCCAGGATGTTGAACTTTGA